In Phoenix dactylifera cultivar Barhee BC4 chromosome 11, palm_55x_up_171113_PBpolish2nd_filt_p, whole genome shotgun sequence, the following are encoded in one genomic region:
- the LOC103703284 gene encoding probable signal peptidase complex subunit 2: protein MATGGPAKNHKKANLLDPHSIKHILDESVTEVVTSRGYVEDVRLSNLRLLIGSIIIAIALAAQFYPKKFPENRDFLVACIGLYIVFNGLLQFISYTKEKNAILFTYPPPGSFNSTGLIVSSKLPRFSDMYTLTIASADPKSISANKPVHLTKSVTKWFTKDGVLVEGSFWKDVERLIDDYNGERKNK from the exons atggcGACCGGCGGCCCCGCGAAGAACCACAAGAAGGCGAACCTCTTGGATCCCCATTCTATTAAACACATCCTCGACGAATCCGTCACTGAG GTCGTCACGAGCCGTGGGTACGTGGAAGACGTGAGGCTTAGCAACTTGAGATTGCTGATCGGGTCCATCATCATCGCCATCGCCCTCGCTGCTCAGTTCTACCCGAAGAAATTCCCAGAGAACAGGGATTTCCTCGTCGCCTGCATCGGATT ATATATAGTTTTCAATGGACTATTGCAGTTCATCAGCTACACAAAGGAGAAGAATGCGATCCTCTTCACATATCCCCCTCCT GGATCCTTCAATAGCACTGGACTGATTGTGTCTTCGAAGCTGCCAAGGTTCTCTGACATGTACACTCTTACAATAGCCAGCGCAGACCCAAAGTCCATTTCTGCTAATAAGCCAGTCCATCTTACTAAGAGTGTCACAAAATG GTTCACCAAAGATGGGGTCCTTGTGGAAGGTTCGTTCTGGAAGGATGTTGAGAGACTGATTGATGACTATAATGGAGAACGGAAGAACAAATGA
- the LOC103703283 gene encoding LOW QUALITY PROTEIN: 12-oxophytodienoate reductase 7 (The sequence of the model RefSeq protein was modified relative to this genomic sequence to represent the inferred CDS: deleted 4 bases in 4 codons; substituted 1 base at 1 genomic stop codon): MEGSPDQRPSLFSPYQMGRFRLSHRVVLAPMTRCRALNGVPQPANVEYYVQRATEGGFLITEGTVISPTGAGFPHCPGIYTQEQIDAWKKVVDAVHAKGSIIFCQLWHVGRASNQVYQPGGAAPISSTDKPYQVDGGYXLPDGSYGKYPTPRRLATSEIAGIVQQYRQAALNAIEAGTRGIEIHGAHGYLIDQFLKDGINDRSDAYGGSLPNRCRFISEITRAVASAIGPDRVGVRISPAIDHLDAYDSNPLGLGLAVIERLNAIQRAAGERLAYLHVTQPRYTAYGQTESGQQGSMDEESRLMRAWRAGYEGTFICSGGFTRDLGVEAVALGDADLVSYGRLFISNPDLVRRLKVNGDLNRYKRATFYTHDPVVGYTDYPFLGEHRARL; this comes from the exons ATGGAGGGATCACCGGATCAACGGCCGTCCCTCTTCTCCCCATACCAGATGGGCCGCTTCCGCCTCTCCCATAG GGTGGTGCTGGCGCCGATGACGAGGTGCCGAGCGTTGAACGGAGTCCCGCAGCCCGCCAACGTTGAATACTACGTCCAGAGGGCCACCGAGGGCGGTTTCCTCATCACCGAGGGCACCGTAATTTCTCCCACCGGCGCAGG GTTTCCACATTGCCCGGGGATATACACACAAGAGCAGATAGATGCATGGAAGAAAGTGGTGGATGCTGTTCATGCCAAGGGAAGCATCATTTTCTGCCAATTATGGCATGTTGGTCGAGCTTCTAATCAAG TCTATCAACCCGGTGGCGCAGCTCCTATATCCTCAACAGATAAGCCATATCAAGTAGATGGAGGATATTGATTGCCAGATGGGAGCTATGGCAAGTAC CCTACGCCTCGAAGGCTTGCCACATCGGAGATCGCAGGAATAGTCCAGCAATATCGCCAAGCAGCCTTAAATGCCATCGAAGCAGGTACGAG GGGCATCGAGATCCACGGGGCCCACGGGTATCTGATCGACCAGTTTCTCAAAGAC GGCATCAACGACCGGTCCGACGCTTACGGC GGCTCGCTCCCGAACCGGTGCCGGTTCATCTCAGAGATCACCCGTGCCGTCGCCTCCGCCATCGGGCCGGACCGGGTCGGTGTCCGCATCTCGCCCGCCATCGACCACCTCGACGCC TACGACTCGAACCCGCTCgggctcggcctcgccgttATCGAACGGCTCAACGCCATCCAGCGCGCCGCGGGCGAGCGTCTCGCGTATCTCCACGTCACCCAGCCGCGGTACACCGCGTACGGCCAGACCGAATCCGGGCAACAGGGGAGCATGGACGAGGAAAGCCGTCTGATGCGGGCGTGGAGGGCCGGATACGAGGGGACCTTTATATGTAGCGGCGGGTTCACGCGGGATCTCGGTGTGGAAGCGGTGGCACTGGGGGACGCCGATCTGGTGTCCTACGGGAGGCTCTTCATATCAAACCCCGATCTGGTCCGTAGACTCAAGGTGAACGGTGATCTGAACCGGTACAAGAGGGCCACGTTCTACACCCATGATCCCGTGGTGGGGTACACTGACTACCCGTTCCTCGGTGAGCATCGGGCGAGGCTGTAG